The following are encoded in a window of Lacinutrix sp. WUR7 genomic DNA:
- the rimO gene encoding 30S ribosomal protein S12 methylthiotransferase RimO, whose protein sequence is MRTKTLKKNKINVVTLGCSKNVYDSEVLMGQLKANGKEVVHEEEGNVVVINTCGFINNAKEESVNTILDFMQKKEAGEVDKVFVTGCLSERYKPDLQKEIPNVDEYFGTTELPQLLKALGADYKHELIGERLTTTPKNYAYLKIAEGCDRPCSFCAIPLMRGKHRSTPIEEIVIEAEKLAAKGVKELILIAQDLTYYGLDLYKKRNLAELLEALVKVDGVEWIRLHYAFPTGFPLDVLDVMNREPKVCNYLDIPLQHISDNILKSMRRGTTKEKTTKLIGQFREAVPNMTIRTTLIVGYPGETEENFQELKQWVQDMRFERLGCFTYSHEENTHAFNLEDDVPEEVKIDRANQIMEMQSQISWELNQQKIDQVLKVVIDRKEGNYFVGRTEFDSPDVDNEVRIDATKTYLKTGEFATVKIIEAEDFDLYGEVI, encoded by the coding sequence ATGAGAACAAAGACGCTTAAAAAGAATAAAATCAACGTGGTAACTTTAGGATGCAGTAAAAATGTATACGATAGTGAAGTGTTAATGGGACAATTAAAAGCCAACGGAAAAGAGGTTGTTCATGAAGAGGAAGGTAATGTAGTTGTGATTAATACTTGTGGTTTTATTAATAATGCAAAGGAAGAAAGCGTGAATACGATTTTAGATTTCATGCAGAAAAAGGAAGCTGGAGAAGTAGATAAAGTATTTGTTACAGGTTGTCTTAGTGAAAGATATAAACCGGACTTACAAAAAGAAATCCCTAATGTAGATGAATATTTTGGTACTACAGAATTGCCACAATTATTAAAAGCTTTAGGAGCAGATTATAAACACGAGTTAATTGGTGAGCGTTTAACGACAACACCAAAAAATTATGCATATTTAAAAATTGCCGAAGGTTGTGATAGACCTTGTAGTTTTTGTGCTATTCCTTTAATGCGTGGAAAACATAGAAGTACACCTATTGAAGAAATTGTTATTGAAGCTGAAAAATTAGCGGCAAAAGGCGTTAAAGAACTTATTCTTATTGCGCAAGATTTAACCTATTATGGTTTAGATTTATACAAGAAAAGAAACTTAGCAGAACTTTTGGAAGCTTTAGTGAAAGTGGATGGTGTAGAGTGGATTCGTCTGCATTATGCTTTTCCAACAGGATTTCCATTAGATGTTTTAGATGTTATGAATCGCGAACCTAAAGTTTGTAACTATTTAGATATACCATTACAGCATATTTCGGATAACATTCTTAAAAGCATGCGTCGTGGTACAACCAAAGAAAAAACGACTAAGCTTATTGGTCAGTTTCGTGAAGCGGTTCCAAATATGACGATTAGAACAACGCTAATTGTTGGTTATCCAGGAGAAACCGAAGAGAATTTTCAAGAATTAAAACAATGGGTTCAAGACATGCGTTTTGAACGTTTAGGTTGTTTTACGTATAGTCATGAAGAAAATACACATGCTTTTAATTTAGAAGATGATGTGCCAGAAGAAGTGAAAATCGATAGAGCGAACCAGATTATGGAAATGCAATCGCAAATCTCTTGGGAGTTGAATCAACAAAAAATTGATCAAGTTCTTAAAGTGGTTATCGATAGAAAAGAAGGAAACTATTTTGTGGGTAGAACCGAATTTGATTCTCCAGATGTAGATAATGAAGTGCGTATTGATGCTACTAAAACCTATTTGAAAACAGGAGAATTTGCAACCGTAAAAATTATCGAAGCAGAAGATTTTGATCTTTATGGTGAGGTAATTTAA